GATGAACAACTCACAAAGTTCAAACAACCGTCATTGGGGACGAAAGCGGTGACCTTCTTACCGTTCTTGATGAGTTGGACACGGACACACTTTCGGATAGCCGAGTTGGGCTGCTTGGCCTCGACACCGACCTGGGAACGATTGGTAATTCAGCATTTGTTGCTGTGTCTatcgtccctctccctcttctttctgGGCGTCCCGCctcgcctccttctttgTTCGTCCAGAGATCGCACTCCTGCCTCCGGATCCTACAGTCACCGATAtgttcctcctctcgaAGCTCCTCCTCAGACTCTTGTCCTCGCACTCCCATTCCAAATTCCTTGTTCCTCTGGTCCCTCGTATCCACTCCAATACAGCCCatacactcaccttctcgagGACGATACCCTTGGCGTGGGAAGAACCACCGGTGGGGGAGGTCTTGTAGAATTTACCGAGAGCTCGCTTCTTGTAAGCCTTGTCCGCCCATCGGTTCTCCCTTCGGGTGGTTCGGAGCTTTCGGGCTGCTTGAAGACCTCGAGGCTTGTTGGCtggggtggtgatgatggaccGAGATGAGGGAGTACACCAGGGACAGTGTTTGAATAGGGTGGATTGGAGGCAGAAGGCGAACGACACGCAGAGCGGGTTgggtgaa
The sequence above is drawn from the Kwoniella newhampshirensis strain CBS 13917 chromosome 7, whole genome shotgun sequence genome and encodes:
- a CDS encoding 40S ribosomal protein uS12; its protein translation is MGSNKPRGLQAARKLRTTRRENRWADKAYKKRALGKFYKTSPTGGSSHAKGIVLEKVGVEAKQPNSAIRKCVRVQLIKNGKKVTAFVPNDGCLNFTDENDEVLISGFGRRGKAKGDIPGVRFKVVKVSGVGLLALWKEKKEKPRS